Proteins from a single region of Nakamurella deserti:
- a CDS encoding GntR family transcriptional regulator, whose translation MRLPKYFRVKNEILSLIAGLGPGTAVPTERELAERFSTSRTTVRQALTELVIDGRLERTQGRGTFIAQPRLMQVRQLTSFSQDTSDEGRRPGSVVLSIDVRPADTALATHLGVAPGAAVHRVERIRTVADEPIAHEVAHLPGPLPDLAAELALRGSLYRTLREAYGIDLAAVEDLVETTLADPVQAARLEVDPGLPLLLVHRTGWDDAGRVVEWTESVFRGDRFRFVARSRPDRASAGTATSTPG comes from the coding sequence GTGCGGCTGCCCAAGTACTTCCGGGTGAAGAACGAGATCCTCTCCCTGATCGCGGGCCTCGGCCCGGGCACGGCCGTCCCCACCGAACGTGAACTGGCGGAACGCTTCTCGACGTCGCGGACCACGGTGCGGCAGGCGCTCACCGAGCTGGTCATCGACGGCCGGCTCGAGCGCACGCAGGGGCGCGGCACGTTCATCGCCCAGCCGCGGCTGATGCAGGTCCGTCAGTTGACCTCGTTCTCGCAGGACACGTCCGACGAGGGCCGCCGGCCCGGCAGCGTCGTGCTCTCGATCGACGTCCGCCCGGCCGACACGGCGCTGGCGACGCACCTCGGAGTGGCCCCGGGTGCGGCGGTGCACCGCGTCGAACGCATCCGGACCGTGGCCGACGAACCCATCGCCCACGAGGTCGCCCACCTGCCCGGACCGCTGCCCGACCTGGCGGCCGAGCTCGCCCTGCGGGGATCGCTCTACCGCACGCTGCGCGAGGCCTACGGCATCGACCTGGCCGCCGTGGAGGACCTCGTCGAGACCACGCTGGCCGACCCGGTGCAGGCCGCCCGGCTGGAGGTCGACCCCGGGCTGCCCCTGCTGCTCGTGCACCGCACCGGTTGGGACGACGCCGGCCGCGTCGTGGAGTGGACCGAGTCGGTGTTCCGTGGCGACCGCTTCCGCTTCGTCGCCCGCAGTCGGCCGGACCGCGCGTCCGCGGGCACGGCCACCTCCACCCCGGGCTGA
- a CDS encoding class F sortase, producing the protein MTSPPAVLASPSPPTAAAPSAVGPDPTPAAAATGTAGTGEPVVPTDAPAPVTAPPAPVRVAVPVLGLDEPLIELGVDDDGAAEVPADYDAAGWFAPGGRPGAVGPTVLMGHVDSTTGPAVFHRLTELAPGDRVDVGLADGGTASYRVTAVDRYPKDVFPTFAVFGATLDDVLRLVTCGGEFDRDAGSYRENLVVTAVRA; encoded by the coding sequence GTGACGTCGCCCCCGGCGGTCCTCGCGTCGCCGTCACCGCCCACCGCCGCTGCGCCGTCGGCGGTGGGGCCCGACCCCACTCCCGCGGCCGCCGCGACCGGAACGGCCGGCACCGGCGAGCCGGTCGTCCCGACCGACGCCCCCGCCCCGGTGACGGCGCCGCCGGCTCCGGTACGGGTCGCCGTGCCGGTCCTGGGCCTCGACGAGCCGCTCATCGAGTTGGGCGTGGACGACGACGGCGCCGCGGAGGTGCCGGCGGACTACGACGCGGCCGGCTGGTTCGCCCCGGGCGGACGCCCGGGCGCGGTGGGTCCGACGGTGCTGATGGGGCACGTGGACTCGACGACCGGACCGGCTGTCTTCCACCGCCTCACCGAGCTCGCGCCGGGTGACCGGGTCGACGTCGGACTCGCCGACGGCGGCACCGCGTCCTACCGGGTGACCGCGGTGGACCGGTACCCGAAGGACGTCTTCCCGACCTTCGCCGTCTTCGGCGCCACCCTGGACGACGTGCTGCGGCTGGTCACCTGTGGCGGCGAGTTCGACCGCGACGCCGGCAGCTACCGGGAGAACCTGGTGGTCACCGCGGTCCGCGCGTGA
- a CDS encoding CHRD domain-containing protein — MRSRTALSVLSVATFGLLAASPVGSAAADEAVAEPSSFTSAYTAMATPGMVVNADGVPTPGTAGATGRFDYRINSDDEIICYDITVTGISEPFQSPARTATHIHQAAAGQAGPPRIAFPDPTPQSDGSFRSAGCLEGPFTTGITGSDGADTGTNFTLAQIEADPSAFFTDTHTAANPAGAVRGQLTVVPLGGVATGGGGTADRATSPLIPVGAAVLALGGFAWVARRAATR; from the coding sequence ATGCGTTCCCGTACCGCCCTGTCCGTTCTGTCCGTGGCCACGTTCGGTCTGCTGGCGGCGTCCCCCGTGGGGTCGGCCGCCGCGGACGAAGCCGTCGCCGAGCCGTCGTCGTTCACGTCCGCGTACACCGCGATGGCCACGCCGGGCATGGTCGTCAACGCCGACGGGGTGCCGACGCCCGGCACCGCCGGGGCCACCGGCAGGTTCGACTACCGGATCAACAGCGACGACGAGATCATCTGCTACGACATCACTGTCACGGGCATCTCGGAGCCTTTCCAGAGTCCGGCCCGTACCGCCACGCACATCCACCAGGCCGCCGCCGGCCAGGCCGGGCCGCCCCGGATCGCCTTCCCCGACCCGACCCCGCAGTCCGACGGCAGCTTCCGCAGCGCCGGTTGCCTGGAGGGTCCGTTCACCACCGGCATCACCGGTTCGGACGGCGCCGACACCGGCACGAACTTCACGCTGGCGCAGATCGAGGCGGACCCGTCGGCGTTCTTCACCGACACCCACACCGCGGCCAACCCGGCCGGCGCGGTCCGGGGTCAGCTCACGGTGGTGCCCCTCGGCGGCGTGGCGACCGGCGGCGGCGGGACCGCCGACCGGGCGACTTCCCCGCTGATCCCGGTGGGCGCCGCCGTGCTCGCCCTGGGCGGCTTCGCCTGGGTCGCACGGCGCGCGGCCACCCGCTGA
- a CDS encoding glucose PTS transporter subunit IIA, whose product MSTATTSAAAAPPRKRSGLRIPGFAQLQRLGKSLMLPIALLPAAGILLRLGQPDLLGGMSTPVIGPFFDAMSAAGGAIFSHLPLLFAVGVAIGFAKKADGSTALAAVAGYLVIEAVFTTMSPVVLDGDEVINFSVFAGILVGLITAVLFDRFHNIQLPSYLGFFGGRRFVPIVVSVSTLLLGFALSYLYPLFDAGLTSVGQFIGGSGAFGAFAYGFANRMLIPLGLHHILNTYVWFLYGDYTPPGGGAAVTGELTRFAAGDVTAGLLTSGFYPILMFGLPAAALAMIHVAHKKQRKVALGILSAAGLTAFLTGVTEPLEFSFMFVAFPLYVVHAVLTGLSLAIAYLLDIHLGFSFSAGLIDLLLYGTAPAAKNIPLLIGMGVVFFAVYYLLFRFAITRWNMRTPGRQPEAEFEAEQAANLTDATASEGGAAGGTAVDSQAERLIAAFGGRENLVNVDACMTRLRMEVADPAKVDRSRLKALGAAGVIDVGSNVQAVFGTQADTLKNQIKDALAATPVLVGAGTTGAASVPAVPTTASTHTASTDTASTDTASTGSASTGSAGSPAGTGTTVVRSPLPGRTVALTDVPDQVFAQGLVGFGMAVQPPMEVVEAVAPVSGRIHTLLPHAYVVMTDDNVGVLVHLGLNTVQLQGEGFTAHVAAGDRVEVGQPVMRYDVPAVAATGRPTVVPVVVMEKPVTAVAVEAAVAATAATGDRLFTVTH is encoded by the coding sequence ATGAGCACCGCCACCACCAGCGCGGCCGCAGCGCCGCCCCGGAAGAGGTCCGGGTTGCGCATCCCCGGTTTCGCGCAGCTGCAGCGGCTCGGCAAGAGCCTGATGCTGCCGATCGCGCTGCTCCCCGCTGCGGGCATCCTGCTGCGGCTCGGCCAGCCCGATCTGCTGGGTGGCATGTCCACCCCGGTCATCGGCCCGTTCTTCGACGCCATGAGCGCTGCCGGCGGGGCCATCTTCTCGCACCTGCCGCTGCTGTTCGCCGTCGGCGTGGCGATCGGGTTCGCCAAGAAGGCGGACGGTTCGACCGCGCTGGCCGCGGTCGCGGGCTACCTGGTCATCGAAGCCGTCTTCACCACCATGTCGCCGGTGGTGCTCGACGGTGACGAGGTCATCAACTTCAGCGTCTTCGCCGGCATCCTGGTCGGCCTCATCACCGCCGTGCTCTTCGACCGCTTCCACAACATCCAGCTGCCGTCCTACCTCGGCTTCTTCGGCGGGCGACGTTTCGTGCCGATCGTGGTGTCGGTCAGCACCCTGCTCCTCGGCTTCGCGCTCAGCTACCTGTACCCGCTGTTCGACGCCGGTCTGACGTCCGTCGGCCAGTTCATCGGCGGCTCCGGGGCGTTCGGGGCGTTCGCCTACGGCTTCGCCAACCGGATGCTCATCCCGCTCGGTCTGCACCACATCCTCAACACCTACGTCTGGTTCCTCTACGGCGACTACACCCCGCCGGGTGGGGGCGCGGCCGTCACCGGGGAGCTGACCCGTTTCGCCGCGGGTGACGTCACCGCCGGCCTCCTGACCAGCGGCTTCTATCCCATCCTGATGTTCGGTCTGCCCGCCGCGGCGTTGGCGATGATCCACGTCGCGCACAAGAAGCAGCGCAAGGTCGCGCTGGGCATCCTGTCCGCCGCGGGCCTCACCGCCTTCCTCACCGGTGTCACCGAGCCGCTCGAGTTCTCGTTCATGTTCGTGGCCTTCCCGCTGTACGTGGTGCACGCGGTGCTGACCGGTCTGTCGCTGGCCATCGCCTACCTGCTCGACATCCATCTCGGCTTCTCGTTCTCCGCGGGCCTCATCGACCTGCTGCTCTACGGCACCGCGCCCGCCGCGAAGAACATCCCGTTGCTGATCGGCATGGGCGTGGTCTTCTTCGCCGTCTACTACCTGCTGTTCCGGTTCGCGATCACGCGCTGGAACATGCGCACCCCGGGTCGCCAGCCGGAGGCGGAGTTCGAGGCCGAGCAGGCCGCCAACCTGACCGATGCCACCGCGTCCGAGGGTGGCGCCGCCGGCGGTACGGCCGTGGACAGCCAGGCCGAGCGTCTCATCGCCGCGTTCGGCGGCCGGGAGAACCTGGTCAACGTCGACGCCTGCATGACCCGGCTCCGGATGGAGGTCGCCGACCCGGCGAAGGTCGACCGCAGCCGGCTGAAGGCCCTCGGAGCCGCCGGCGTCATCGACGTCGGCTCCAACGTCCAGGCCGTGTTCGGCACCCAGGCCGACACGCTGAAGAACCAGATCAAGGACGCGTTGGCCGCGACCCCGGTGCTCGTCGGCGCCGGGACCACCGGTGCCGCGTCCGTGCCGGCCGTCCCCACCACCGCGAGCACTCACACCGCGAGCACCGACACCGCGAGCACCGACACCGCGAGCACCGGCAGTGCGAGCACCGGCAGTGCGGGCTCCCCGGCGGGCACCGGTACCACCGTGGTCCGCTCGCCGCTGCCCGGCCGCACCGTCGCGCTCACCGACGTCCCCGACCAGGTCTTCGCCCAGGGTCTCGTCGGCTTCGGGATGGCCGTCCAGCCCCCCATGGAAGTCGTCGAGGCGGTCGCGCCGGTGAGCGGTCGCATCCACACCCTGCTGCCGCACGCCTACGTCGTCATGACCGACGACAACGTCGGTGTGCTCGTGCATCTCGGACTCAACACGGTGCAGCTCCAGGGCGAGGGCTTCACCGCCCACGTGGCCGCGGGCGACCGGGTCGAGGTCGGCCAGCCGGTGATGCGCTACGACGTCCCGGCCGTCGCCGCGACCGGGCGGCCGACCGTCGTCCCGGTGGTGGTGATGGAGAAGCCGGTGACGGCGGTCGCCGTCGAGGCCGCCGTCGCCGCCACCGCGGCGACCGGCGACCGGTTGTTCACCGTCACCCACTGA
- the nagB gene encoding glucosamine-6-phosphate deaminase, translating into MEIVILDDARDIGRLGADAVGALLRRRPDAVLGLATGSSPLAVYDELAARCAAGEVSFARARGFTLDEYVGLAADHPESYRNVIDTAFVSRVDFAPGTVQGPDGLAADIPAACAAYEADIAAAGGIDLQILGIGTDGHIGFNEPGSSLASRTRIKTLTRQTRLDNARFFDGDLDAVPTHCLTQGLGTIMSARHAVLIATGAGKAEAVHQMVEGPVSAMWPGTVLQHHPHVTVLLDRAAAGRLQLAEYYRETYRSKPRWQGL; encoded by the coding sequence ATGGAAATCGTCATCCTGGACGACGCCCGCGACATCGGCCGCCTCGGTGCCGACGCCGTCGGCGCCCTCCTGCGCCGCAGACCCGATGCGGTGCTGGGCCTGGCCACCGGTTCGTCGCCACTGGCCGTGTACGACGAGCTCGCGGCGCGGTGCGCGGCCGGCGAGGTGTCCTTCGCCCGGGCCCGCGGGTTCACCCTCGACGAGTACGTCGGGCTCGCCGCCGACCACCCCGAGAGCTACCGCAACGTCATCGACACCGCGTTCGTGTCCCGGGTCGACTTCGCGCCGGGGACGGTGCAGGGCCCCGACGGGCTGGCCGCCGACATCCCCGCCGCCTGTGCGGCCTACGAGGCCGACATCGCCGCCGCGGGGGGCATCGACCTGCAGATCCTGGGCATCGGCACCGACGGTCACATCGGGTTCAACGAGCCCGGATCGTCCCTGGCCTCGCGGACCCGGATCAAGACCCTGACCCGGCAGACGCGGCTGGACAACGCCCGCTTCTTCGACGGCGACCTGGACGCGGTGCCCACGCACTGTCTGACCCAGGGTCTGGGCACCATCATGTCCGCGCGGCACGCCGTGCTCATCGCCACCGGCGCCGGCAAGGCCGAGGCGGTCCACCAGATGGTGGAGGGTCCGGTCAGCGCGATGTGGCCGGGCACCGTCCTGCAGCACCACCCGCACGTCACCGTCCTGCTCGACCGGGCGGCCGCCGGCCGGCTGCAGCTGGCCGAGTACTACCGCGAGACCTACCGGTCCAAGCCGCGCTGGCAGGGTCTGTGA
- the nagA gene encoding N-acetylglucosamine-6-phosphate deacetylase — MLITAATVVTGTGLSRPGWLEAADGRVIAVGAGAPPRPADLDLGSVTVVPGFVDMHVHGGGGGAFPEATAAASRAAVELHRRHGTTSMVASLVTAAPDTLLRQVAVLADQVGDGDLVGLHLEGPWLSPRRCGAHEVGALRDPDAAELDRVLAAGRGTIRMVTLAPERRGGTAAIRRLVDAGVVAAVGHTDASYDQVRDAIAAGATVGTHLFNAMRPVHHREPGPVLALLEDPRVTVELINDGVHLHPALYREVTRAAGADRTALVTDAMAAAGMSDGDYVLGPLPVTVTDGVARVVGTDTIAGSTATMDGVFRGAVTHCGRPLDEALLLAVRQTSTTPARALGLSGAGLAVGGPADLVVLDDGLAVTGVFRRGVRVR, encoded by the coding sequence GTGTTGATCACCGCGGCCACGGTCGTCACCGGCACCGGGTTGTCGCGGCCCGGCTGGCTCGAGGCCGCGGACGGTCGGGTGATCGCGGTGGGGGCGGGGGCACCACCCCGCCCCGCCGACCTCGACCTCGGGTCGGTGACGGTGGTCCCGGGCTTCGTGGACATGCACGTCCACGGCGGTGGGGGCGGTGCCTTCCCCGAGGCCACCGCGGCGGCGTCACGTGCCGCCGTCGAGCTGCACCGGCGGCACGGGACGACCTCGATGGTCGCCTCCCTGGTGACCGCGGCGCCGGACACGCTGCTGCGGCAGGTGGCGGTGCTCGCCGACCAGGTCGGCGACGGTGACCTCGTCGGGCTGCACCTGGAGGGTCCCTGGCTGTCGCCGCGCCGGTGCGGCGCGCACGAGGTGGGTGCGCTGCGCGATCCGGACGCCGCTGAGTTGGACCGGGTCCTCGCGGCCGGCCGCGGGACGATCCGGATGGTGACCCTCGCCCCCGAGCGCCGCGGCGGCACCGCGGCGATCCGGCGGCTGGTCGACGCGGGGGTGGTGGCGGCCGTCGGGCACACCGACGCCAGCTACGACCAGGTGCGCGACGCGATCGCGGCCGGCGCCACTGTCGGCACCCACCTGTTCAACGCGATGCGCCCGGTGCACCACCGCGAACCCGGTCCGGTGCTGGCGCTGCTGGAGGATCCGCGGGTCACCGTCGAGCTGATCAACGACGGGGTGCACCTGCACCCGGCGCTGTACCGCGAGGTCACCCGCGCGGCCGGCGCGGACCGGACCGCGCTCGTCACCGACGCGATGGCCGCTGCCGGGATGTCGGACGGGGACTACGTTCTCGGGCCGTTGCCGGTCACCGTGACCGACGGGGTGGCCCGGGTCGTCGGGACCGACACCATCGCCGGCAGCACCGCCACCATGGACGGGGTCTTCCGGGGAGCGGTGACCCACTGCGGACGGCCCCTGGACGAGGCGTTGCTGCTCGCGGTCCGCCAGACCTCGACCACGCCGGCGCGGGCGCTGGGCCTCTCCGGTGCCGGGCTGGCCGTCGGCGGTCCGGCCGATCTCGTGGTGCTGGACGACGGGCTCGCGGTCACCGGCGTCTTCCGGCGGGGCGTCCGGGTGCGCTGA
- a CDS encoding serine hydrolase domain-containing protein: MRSRRRSTVLTATAAALALTLAGCTAERPADEASGGTTSGVTDQPSATGTSGGPPPAGTGSADPAAALDRALAELVAMPGGPPGAIAVVQIGDRRTVHTAGVADLDTGAAPTADQHMRVASAAKAFSGATALALVDRGVLSLDDTIGRRLPDLPAAWAGVTLRQLLSHTSGLPDFTRDPEFGAAVGASLETPLPPEQLLTFVADEPLAFPSGSRYAYDNSDNIAVGLMIQAATGKTYAEALQEQVLDPLGLSGTSLPVGVEMPDPVLHGYDLDPPDEPVDVTGLAAAGWAWASGGIVSTPADLNTFIRGYVGGLLFGAPTQAMQTDLFIPGGESGPPGPGANAASLALFRYTTTCGTVYGHTGNIPGYTQFAAASPDGSRSATVSMTLARNADGSPEELQVLGALRDAEERAVCLALTGS; encoded by the coding sequence GTGCGCTCACGACGCCGCTCCACCGTGCTGACGGCGACCGCCGCCGCACTCGCACTCACGCTCGCCGGCTGCACGGCCGAGCGGCCCGCCGACGAGGCGTCAGGCGGCACGACGTCCGGCGTCACCGACCAGCCGTCCGCCACCGGGACCAGCGGTGGCCCACCCCCGGCCGGGACCGGGAGCGCCGACCCGGCGGCAGCACTCGACCGGGCGCTCGCGGAGCTGGTCGCGATGCCCGGCGGCCCGCCCGGCGCGATCGCCGTGGTGCAGATCGGTGACCGGCGGACCGTGCACACGGCGGGGGTGGCCGACCTCGACACCGGGGCCGCGCCGACCGCCGACCAGCACATGCGGGTCGCTTCCGCGGCGAAGGCGTTCAGCGGTGCCACCGCCCTCGCGCTCGTCGACCGTGGAGTGCTGTCACTGGACGACACCATCGGCCGGCGCCTGCCCGACCTGCCGGCGGCGTGGGCCGGGGTGACGCTGCGCCAACTGCTGAGCCACACCAGCGGACTGCCGGACTTCACCCGGGACCCGGAGTTCGGCGCCGCCGTCGGAGCGTCGCTGGAGACCCCGCTGCCCCCGGAACAGCTGCTGACCTTCGTCGCGGACGAGCCGCTGGCCTTTCCGTCCGGCAGCCGGTACGCCTACGACAACTCCGACAACATCGCGGTGGGTCTGATGATCCAGGCCGCCACCGGGAAGACCTACGCCGAAGCGCTGCAGGAACAGGTCCTGGACCCGCTCGGCCTGAGCGGGACCTCGCTGCCGGTCGGGGTGGAGATGCCGGACCCGGTGCTGCACGGCTACGACCTCGACCCGCCCGACGAGCCCGTCGACGTCACCGGGCTGGCGGCGGCCGGCTGGGCCTGGGCCTCCGGCGGCATCGTCTCGACCCCGGCGGACCTCAACACCTTCATCCGCGGGTACGTCGGGGGTCTGCTGTTCGGCGCTCCGACGCAGGCCATGCAGACCGACCTGTTCATCCCCGGCGGGGAGTCCGGCCCACCCGGGCCGGGCGCCAACGCCGCGAGCCTGGCCCTGTTCCGGTACACGACCACGTGTGGAACCGTCTACGGCCACACCGGGAACATCCCCGGGTACACCCAGTTCGCCGCGGCGTCCCCCGACGGGAGCCGGTCGGCGACCGTGTCGATGACGCTGGCCCGCAACGCCGACGGGAGCCCCGAGGAGCTGCAGGTGCTGGGGGCGCTGCGGGACGCCGAGGAGCGGGCGGTGTGCCTGGCGCTCACCGGGTCGTGA
- the dacB gene encoding D-alanyl-D-alanine carboxypeptidase/D-alanyl-D-alanine-endopeptidase: MAAVRPPRRCVLVTVLLLAVAACTACTADPGPDRTATSDAGASATVTATGAGPTRAEGTATPPADGPVTAPTVAGLPDAAAAVMATPPYASGQWALSVRDLNTGEQVIDLNAHTLFQPGSVVKTYSTGAAWQEFGPGSTVVTPVKRTGEIVDGTLDGDLILVGMGDLTLGGRTRPDGTVDFTDLDHNDANGIPGATLTPEDPLTGLDDLAAQVRAAGVETVSGDVIVDDRLWEPHALENGPVSPIVVNQNVLDLTTTPAAVGEVAASELRPRVSPWAVESRVRTVAAGGSTAITVSSPDERTVVLTGTIAADSPPVVNIHAFADPARFARTAFIEALQRAGVAVTTDPLAPNPGGDLPPVAAVTALAPVAELTSLTFEQEARYVLKISYNLGAETFVCRLAVAAGSTTCSDGLARAAGIWSAAGLDPKGAVLIDGSGLPGNLITADNQVELQTIMASRPDAAAWRSAMPALGVDGSLALVQKDSPARGKVVGKTGTLGAEDLFNQRFLLPSKALGGYIDTAGGRRFAFAVIATDSVFADIQGVFAANDDVGRVVAAIQQAY, from the coding sequence ATGGCCGCTGTCCGTCCCCCGCGCCGGTGTGTGCTGGTAACCGTCCTGCTGCTGGCGGTCGCCGCCTGCACCGCCTGCACCGCCGACCCCGGTCCGGACCGGACCGCCACGAGCGACGCCGGCGCCTCGGCCACCGTCACGGCGACCGGTGCCGGGCCGACGCGCGCCGAGGGGACGGCGACGCCGCCCGCCGACGGACCCGTCACTGCGCCGACGGTGGCCGGACTGCCCGACGCGGCGGCGGCGGTGATGGCCACCCCGCCCTACGCATCCGGGCAGTGGGCGTTGTCCGTGCGCGACCTGAACACCGGCGAGCAGGTCATCGACCTCAATGCCCACACCCTGTTCCAGCCCGGTTCGGTCGTGAAGACCTACAGCACCGGTGCGGCCTGGCAGGAGTTCGGCCCCGGCTCCACCGTCGTCACCCCGGTGAAACGCACCGGCGAGATCGTCGACGGCACCCTGGACGGGGACCTGATCCTGGTCGGCATGGGCGACCTGACGCTGGGCGGGCGCACCCGGCCCGACGGCACCGTCGACTTCACCGATCTCGACCACAACGACGCCAACGGCATCCCGGGGGCGACGCTGACGCCGGAGGATCCGCTCACCGGTTTGGACGACCTCGCCGCGCAGGTCCGGGCGGCCGGCGTCGAGACCGTGTCGGGCGACGTCATCGTCGACGACCGGCTCTGGGAGCCGCACGCCCTCGAGAACGGCCCGGTGAGCCCGATCGTGGTGAACCAGAACGTCCTCGACCTCACGACGACACCGGCCGCCGTCGGTGAGGTCGCCGCCAGCGAGCTGCGGCCGCGGGTGTCGCCGTGGGCGGTCGAGAGCAGGGTGCGGACGGTCGCCGCGGGCGGCAGCACGGCCATCACGGTGTCCTCGCCCGACGAGCGGACCGTCGTCCTGACCGGCACGATCGCCGCGGACAGCCCACCGGTGGTGAATATCCACGCGTTCGCCGATCCCGCCCGGTTCGCCCGCACCGCCTTCATCGAGGCGCTGCAGCGTGCCGGGGTGGCCGTGACCACCGATCCGCTGGCACCCAACCCCGGCGGGGACCTGCCGCCGGTGGCCGCGGTCACGGCGCTGGCCCCGGTGGCCGAGCTGACCTCGCTCACCTTCGAGCAGGAGGCCCGTTACGTCCTCAAGATCAGCTACAACCTCGGCGCGGAGACCTTCGTCTGCCGGCTGGCCGTCGCCGCCGGCAGCACCACGTGCTCGGACGGGCTGGCGCGCGCGGCCGGGATCTGGTCGGCGGCCGGCCTCGACCCGAAGGGCGCCGTCCTCATCGACGGGTCCGGGTTGCCGGGCAACCTGATCACCGCCGACAACCAGGTGGAGCTGCAGACGATCATGGCGTCCCGGCCCGACGCGGCCGCCTGGCGGTCCGCCATGCCGGCGCTGGGCGTCGACGGGTCACTGGCCCTGGTCCAGAAGGACAGTCCGGCCAGGGGCAAGGTCGTCGGCAAGACCGGCACCCTGGGTGCCGAGGACCTGTTCAACCAGCGGTTCCTGTTGCCCAGCAAGGCCCTCGGCGGCTATATCGACACCGCCGGCGGGCGGCGGTTCGCCTTCGCGGTGATCGCCACCGACAGCGTCTTCGCCGACATCCAGGGGGTGTTCGCGGCCAACGACGACGTCGGCCGGGTCGTCGCCGCCATCCAGCAGGCCTACTGA
- a CDS encoding vWA domain-containing protein, which produces MTDPHFTHIAFLLDRSGSMQSTRSDTVGGFEAFIAEQREQPGRCTVSLAQFDNDYEEVYLDVPVADVPPLDLVPRGSTALVDAIGRLVNGTGARLAALPEDERPGTVIVGIMTDGLENASREFTRPQIRAMITEQTHGYGWQFMYMGANQDAVEVGTSLGVDPGLAVTYAAGAVDQALRTYGRKAAGLRSAAAAGMAPQEARALHAWTAQERAAVVDGGAVPPRPTRRRRAD; this is translated from the coding sequence ATGACCGATCCCCACTTCACCCACATCGCCTTCCTGCTCGACCGCTCGGGTTCCATGCAGTCGACCCGCAGCGACACCGTCGGCGGCTTCGAGGCCTTCATCGCCGAGCAGCGTGAGCAGCCCGGCCGCTGCACGGTGTCGCTGGCGCAGTTCGACAACGACTACGAGGAGGTCTATCTCGACGTCCCGGTGGCCGACGTGCCACCGCTGGACCTGGTGCCGCGGGGGAGCACCGCCCTGGTCGACGCGATCGGCCGGCTGGTCAACGGCACCGGTGCGCGGCTCGCGGCCCTGCCCGAGGACGAACGGCCCGGCACGGTCATCGTCGGCATCATGACCGACGGCCTGGAGAACGCGTCGCGGGAGTTCACGCGTCCGCAGATCAGGGCCATGATCACCGAGCAGACGCACGGGTACGGCTGGCAGTTCATGTACATGGGGGCCAACCAGGACGCGGTCGAGGTCGGCACCTCGCTCGGGGTCGATCCGGGACTGGCGGTCACCTACGCGGCCGGTGCCGTCGATCAGGCGCTGCGGACCTACGGTCGCAAGGCCGCGGGGCTGCGGTCCGCGGCGGCCGCCGGGATGGCCCCGCAGGAGGCGCGGGCCCTGCACGCCTGGACCGCTCAGGAGCGGGCCGCGGTGGTCGACGGCGGTGCGGTGCCGCCGCGGCCGACGCGCCGCCGTCGCGCCGACTGA
- a CDS encoding alpha/beta fold hydrolase, with protein sequence MAERMLTSGAVSLCVQTFGSAADPAVLLIAGGAQSMVWWEDAFCRRLAAGGRLVVRYDHRDTGRSTASPPGRPDYTASDLAGDPLRILDALGVDAAHVVGLSLGGGLAQALAAGSPGRLRTLTLVATSPAGPYDGVALPGPTTPLVRWLSDPPPAPDWSDRAAVLAYRVDAERPYAGALGFDEARVRRLAVAEIDRTTDMAAAMGNHVLAAGDAWPDGRAMEDIRCPTLVLHGTADPLFPLAHGRALARSIPGARLLALDGVGHQQPPPQRWDVVVPALLAHTDR encoded by the coding sequence ATGGCGGAGCGGATGCTGACGTCCGGTGCGGTCTCGCTGTGCGTGCAGACCTTCGGATCCGCGGCGGACCCCGCGGTGCTGCTGATCGCCGGTGGCGCGCAGTCGATGGTCTGGTGGGAGGACGCGTTCTGCCGCCGGCTCGCCGCCGGTGGGCGTCTCGTGGTGCGCTACGACCACCGGGACACCGGCCGGTCCACCGCGTCGCCCCCCGGCCGGCCGGACTACACGGCGTCGGATCTGGCCGGCGACCCCCTGCGCATCCTCGACGCGCTCGGGGTCGATGCGGCGCACGTCGTGGGTCTGTCGCTCGGCGGCGGGTTGGCACAGGCGCTGGCGGCAGGGTCGCCGGGTCGGTTGCGGACGCTCACCCTGGTCGCCACCAGCCCTGCGGGACCCTACGACGGGGTGGCACTGCCCGGACCGACCACACCGTTGGTGCGGTGGTTGTCGGACCCGCCGCCGGCACCGGACTGGAGCGACCGCGCCGCGGTGCTGGCGTACCGCGTCGACGCCGAGCGGCCCTACGCCGGGGCCCTGGGGTTCGACGAGGCCCGGGTGCGACGCCTGGCCGTGGCGGAGATCGACCGGACCACCGACATGGCGGCCGCGATGGGCAACCACGTCCTGGCCGCGGGTGACGCCTGGCCGGACGGCAGGGCGATGGAGGACATCCGGTGTCCCACGCTGGTGCTGCACGGCACCGCGGACCCACTGTTCCCGCTCGCCCACGGTCGCGCCCTCGCCCGGTCGATCCCGGGCGCCCGGCTGCTCGCCCTGGACGGGGTCGGGCACCAGCAGCCACCTCCCCAGCGGTGGGACGTCGTCGTCCCGGCGCTGCTCGCCCACACGGACCGGTGA